A stretch of the Methanobacterium veterum genome encodes the following:
- a CDS encoding energy-converting hydrogenase A subunit A EhaA, which translates to MKTFIYLVDHLFIMIIHVDIVTVLSYVLAVISAIIVGFILRLPLLPERPMRDSWTISIIFPTIIIALGLSAMVFELGWNGMIVGIVTGVLSALISKYLLEKILPPHTDLIGGESGE; encoded by the coding sequence GTGAAAACATTTATATATTTAGTTGATCATCTTTTTATCATGATTATTCATGTTGATATTGTAACGGTGTTAAGTTATGTTCTTGCAGTAATATCTGCAATTATTGTAGGATTTATACTTAGACTTCCTTTACTTCCTGAAAGGCCAATGAGGGATTCATGGACAATAAGTATAATTTTTCCAACTATCATAATTGCACTGGGATTATCTGCAATGGTTTTTGAGCTTGGATGGAATGGAATGATAGTAGGAATTGTCACAGGAGTACTATCTGCATTAATTTCCAAATATTTACTTGAAAAAATTCTCCCACCACATACAGACCTGATTGGGGGTGAATCTGGTGAATGA
- a CDS encoding DUF2109 family protein — MLIEIAGIIIVLMALRTLIARDRSERMLYLNAMSFGISALIALYIQTPFGAIIAITYFVASTISSNAIAYSIGRIQEEITVK, encoded by the coding sequence ATGCTAATAGAGATTGCAGGGATTATAATTGTACTTATGGCCTTAAGAACTCTAATTGCTAGAGATAGGAGTGAAAGAATGCTCTATCTAAATGCGATGAGTTTTGGTATATCTGCACTTATTGCCCTTTATATACAGACTCCATTTGGAGCTATAATTGCAATAACTTATTTTGTAGCTTCTACTATAAGTTCAAATGCAATTGCATATTCTATTGGAAGAATACAAGAGGAAATTACTGTTAAATAA